One stretch of Nicotiana tabacum cultivar K326 chromosome 18, ASM71507v2, whole genome shotgun sequence DNA includes these proteins:
- the LOC142172693 gene encoding uncharacterized protein LOC142172693 translates to MLDLKSPQTTKQVKLGSRKYYRYIGSLIIPPYTKDVVWTIVRKVRTVTREQMKLIREAVHDLTSNVNANLPSGILYSSNAFRVWNDLQEIYDKVNLTRIYHFLRAICTLKQGVSPIFVYYSKIKDLWDEMDSILAFSSCNCDESKEYVGKLLQADECEVCQIKGHTKENCYKVIGYRVDFKGKKVVNVGEIMVQLPTGDSAGVSQIRNFSLTGGEVLKDDLFTGRVKEIGREVDVLYVLCLQNTTVQFENMKSMTAISSVPAELWHKRMGHVPMSVLRKFTTFQNSDKFCITHCEACPLARQTRVTFPISSSKADILENKSSYDIVYGKAPSLQHMRVIGCLWYATDVRKKDKFSLRAIKFVLLGYGANQKRYKQYDIDNKSIFVSRDVTFHEDIYPFQYLSPPINLLDSSLHHIPTLTPIEIFPSNPYDLLFNSGKQSHVLREPEMEVDRFIIDPIEQQVQHQDVLPRADSLSPTQDTHVQSSTFISQEQLVNKEPIQNANSYDYLSKTYQNFVAYVSSIIEPRSYQEAAKDSKWIEAMKAEIRALEENKTWEVVALPKG, encoded by the exons ATGTTAGATCT gaaatccccacagacgacaAAACAAGTGAAGTTAGGTAGCAGAAAATATTACAGATATATTGGCTCCTTGATTATTCCTCCTTACACTAAAGATGTTGTCTGGACTATTGTAAGAAAG GTGAGGACTGTTACAAGAGAGCAAATGAAACTAATCCGCGAGGCTGTTCATGAT CTTACCAGCAATGTAAATGCAAATTTACCCAGTGGAATTCTCTATAGTTCAAATGCATTTCGTGTCTGGAATGATCTTCAGGAAATATATGACAAAGTTAACTTGACGAGAATCTATCATTTTCTTCGAGCAATTTGTACACTAAAACAAGGTGTTTCACCTATTTTTGTTTACTACTCAAAAATAAAAGACCTTTGGGATGAAATGGATTCAATTCTTGCTTTTTCTTCTTGTAATTGTGATGAATCTAAGGAGTATGTG GGAAAATTGCTTCAAGCTGATGAATGTGAGGTTTGTCAGATCAAAGGTCACACGAAAGAGAACTGTTATAAGGTGATAGGATATCGAGTTGATTTCAAAGGAAAAAAGGTGGTGAATGTAGGGGAGATTATG GTGCAACTTCCAACTGGTGATTCAGCAGGTGTCTCTCAGATTAGAAATTTCTCATTGACAGGAGGTGAAGTCCTCAAAGAT GATCTCTTCACTGGGAGGGTAAAGGAGATTGGTAGAGAGGTAGATGTGCTATACGTTCTGTGTTTACAAAATACAACAGTCCAGTTTGAAAATATGAAATCTATGACAGCAATAAGCAGTGTACCTGCAGAACTCTGGCACAAGAGAATGGGTCATGTTCCCATGTCTGTTCTTAGGAAGTTCACTACTTTTCAGAATAGTGATAAGTTTTGTATTACTCATTGTGAAGCATGTCCTTTAGCAAGACAAACAAGAGTTACATTCCCAATTAGTAGTAGCAAGGCAGATA TACTGGAAAACAAGTCTTCTTATGATATTGTCTATGGGAAAGCACCTTCTTTGCAGCACATGAGAGTTATAGGTTGTCTCTGGTATGCCACAGATGTTAGAAAGAAGGATAAATTTTCCCTAAGGGCAATCAAATTTGTTTTACTAGGATACGGTGCAAATCAAAAGAGGTATAAGCAGTATGATATAGATaacaaatctatttttgttaGTAGAGATGTCACATTTCATGAGGACATCTACCCTTTCCAATATCTGAGTCCTCCTATTAATTTGCTTGATAGTTCTCTGCATCACATACCTACACTAACCCCTATAGAAATATTTCCTTCCAACCCATACGACTTGCTATTTAATTCAGGAAAACAATCACATGTATTGAGGGAACCTGAGATGGAGGTAGACAGGTTCATCATTGATCCAATTGAGCAACAAGTGCAACATCAGGATGTCTTGCCTAGGGCAGACTCTCTTTCACCAACTCAAGATACACATGTTCAGTCTTCAACTTTCATTTCTCAAGAGCAACTTGTTAATAAAGAGCCCATACAGAATGCAAACAG TTATGATTATCTGTCCAAGACTTATCAGAACTTTGTGGCCTATGTCTCAAGCATCATTGAGCCCAGATCATATCAGGAGGCTGCCAAAGATAGCAAGTGGATAGAGGCAATGAAAGCTGAGATACGGGCATTAGAAGAAAATAAGACATGGGAAGTTGTAGCACTACCTAAAGGGTAA